One segment of Nostoc flagelliforme CCNUN1 DNA contains the following:
- a CDS encoding sensor histidine kinase — translation MTATPKFRYFNWVQQKFHQLSIRQKIFCGYGLALGVAVLGTTAGLVIGNRYFQQARQQMILADEEGSLLSSLQGKVLEIQIHQQEIVYFLQQPQALQKGISDFKTDLADVETLLSQAQEFSQTTSQEDLQTLLTKHNSMIVGYFEQLRSLIRQILPLTSQPEGAIKAQQLISKFSQSQDALKFYQFAHELTDFAKTVQEHQEEADLAQNQAALIQAQIIIGIMLLSVAIAAILAFYTSKIIAHPINAVTNIAQRVTQEANFDLQAPVTAEDEVGALTTSLNQLIQQVKHLLKEQQAEAQVRLIQSEKMSSLGRMLAGVAHEINNPINFISGNLIHAKTYTDDLLSLLQTYKAEVPHPSTALQTLTEEIDLEFLEVDLPKLFNSMTVGADRTREIVRSLKDFSRLDDGEAQLVELHACIDSTLLILNNRLKNGINLVRSYGEIPPIPGYTGLLYQVFMNILSNAIDAVEQKSAENPEFMAEITIITECWQNDLVIVRIADNGSGISPENQKKIFDTFFTTKPRGIGTGLGLAIAHQIVVEKHQGKITCQSELNRGTEFMLALPKAGIA, via the coding sequence ATGACTGCAACACCTAAATTCAGATACTTTAACTGGGTTCAACAAAAATTCCACCAGCTTAGTATTCGGCAAAAAATTTTTTGTGGGTACGGACTGGCTTTGGGAGTTGCAGTTTTGGGAACAACGGCGGGGTTAGTAATAGGTAATCGCTATTTCCAACAAGCTAGACAACAGATGATCTTGGCAGATGAAGAGGGAAGCTTGTTAAGTAGTTTGCAAGGCAAAGTGTTGGAAATACAGATCCACCAGCAAGAAATAGTGTATTTTTTGCAGCAGCCGCAAGCTTTGCAAAAGGGAATTTCTGATTTTAAAACCGATCTGGCAGATGTGGAAACGTTGCTTTCTCAGGCGCAAGAATTCAGTCAAACCACTTCGCAAGAGGATTTACAAACTCTGCTCACAAAGCATAACAGCATGATAGTTGGATATTTTGAACAACTCAGGTCGCTGATTCGGCAAATTTTGCCATTAACTTCACAGCCAGAGGGAGCTATAAAAGCACAGCAATTAATCTCGAAATTTAGCCAAAGTCAGGATGCTCTAAAGTTTTATCAATTTGCCCATGAGTTAACCGACTTTGCCAAAACAGTTCAAGAACACCAAGAGGAAGCTGATCTAGCCCAGAATCAGGCTGCGTTAATCCAAGCTCAGATTATTATTGGTATTATGCTGCTGTCAGTGGCGATCGCTGCCATTCTGGCTTTCTACACAAGTAAAATCATCGCCCATCCCATTAACGCGGTGACGAATATTGCCCAAAGAGTTACCCAAGAAGCTAATTTTGACTTGCAAGCGCCTGTAACCGCAGAAGACGAAGTTGGGGCGTTAACTACCTCTCTTAACCAGCTTATCCAACAGGTAAAGCACCTTTTAAAAGAGCAACAAGCTGAAGCCCAAGTTCGGCTAATTCAAAGTGAGAAAATGTCTAGTTTAGGACGGATGCTGGCTGGTGTAGCTCACGAAATTAATAATCCGATAAATTTCATTTCTGGCAACCTCATACACGCGAAAACTTATACTGACGATTTATTATCCCTACTACAAACATACAAAGCCGAAGTTCCTCATCCTTCCACTGCTTTGCAAACTTTAACAGAAGAAATAGATTTAGAGTTTCTTGAAGTAGATTTGCCAAAACTCTTCAACTCAATGACAGTTGGTGCTGACCGCACACGAGAAATTGTCCGAAGTTTGAAAGATTTCTCTCGTTTGGATGACGGGGAAGCGCAGTTAGTAGAGCTACATGCTTGTATAGATAGTACACTCTTGATTCTGAACAATCGCCTTAAAAATGGTATTAACCTTGTTCGCAGCTATGGAGAAATTCCACCGATTCCAGGCTACACAGGATTACTTTATCAGGTATTTATGAATATTCTTAGCAATGCCATTGATGCTGTGGAGCAAAAATCGGCTGAGAATCCCGAATTTATGGCTGAAATTACCATTATCACAGAATGCTGGCAGAATGATTTGGTGATAGTGCGGATTGCAGACAACGGCTCTGGTATTTCACCAGAAAATCAGAAAAAGATATTTGATACATTTTTCACAACCAAACCACGAGGTATTGGTACTGGTTTGGGACTAGCGATCGCACATCAGATTGTGGTAGAAAAACATCAGGGTAAAATTACTTGCCAATCTGAGTTAAATCGAGGTACAGAGTTTATGTTGGCTCTGCCTAAAGCAGGTATCGCTTAA
- the dpdE gene encoding protein DpdE — MIKLGLLVQSQNNYLGIGKVTEISDANANVEYFCSIGQRLQKTLPLSSLSQVRLEPQARCYIKSQTQDKWIVGRVFIWDEDTEMYQIDLPDKKTAIATEEDIYVRCNLPNTDPIETLAMKGHETPYFHDKRLAFVKSLVKQRAVSRGMTGLISANINLYPHQVEVVRRVLEDPIQRYLLADEVGLGKTIEAGAILRQFLLDEPKKNAVVLVPQYLLKQWRLELENKFYISHFGKRVAVLAVEDIHKINLKAKIGCLILDEAHHIAAMATSKDAAVRQRFQTCKELAHKSDRLLLLSATPVLNHEQDFLAMLHLLDPTTYKLDDLAGFRAKVESRQQIGKVLLSFKEDAEPAVLKSNLQQLRNLFAEDEYLLKLADDLENSPANSTEQEQILQAIRVHVSDIYRLHRRMLRNRRAAVEDVIFDRNFTPKEEYDLDERSLDIHELLNQWRSVAPQDKQYQRIFLLLFLAAGTWLGILEQVISARLTGKPHAKLIQEFKEDDVRLLTTTPKFSGEEEILQSLLKIIRQPQEDGQRTENLKTVLLNQLGTYFKIPANVRKNQKEFITRIQQRIKRPITGDILPKFVVFTSFVQTCGEIVRYLSDTFGAETVASHQFGESPDKVEEGLNRFKNNPNCFILVCDRSGEEGRNLQFADWLIHFDLPWSPNQLEQRIGRLDRIGSKIGIQSSALIGPYLEDSPHNAWYKVLKDGFGIFQQSIASLQFYVDGKLAELETVLFQSGAAGLLEMIPPIQEQIEAEIAKISEQNALDEIDANDEIATEYFQDLDNYDACHLEIRRAIEGWICDALGFRGLNNPDSSEMRRYQPTTRTLVPINDLKNRFAESSLDQFGTYNRRVANQNPGIKLYRVGEGFIEALWNYINWDDRGEAFAMWRTDASWDSKEGKEWFGFQCNYVVEANLKLAKQVLLDNKLDNSQFKNLQRRVDALFPPIIETIYVDGRQEPIRVVEDKALLSILQRPYKDKNNNQGRDYNLAKERLGIIDDFVDPSKWQNFCYQVRNTSSELLSNRPDFIDLCQSCAKVAEKKLANRVEQLRLRLNQQSWDNALAEELKIETALNAAILEGIRQPQIRLDSVGFIIVSGRSLVQFE, encoded by the coding sequence ATGATTAAGCTCGGTTTATTGGTACAGTCCCAGAATAACTATTTGGGTATCGGAAAAGTTACGGAAATATCTGATGCCAATGCAAACGTTGAGTATTTCTGCTCTATAGGGCAACGTCTTCAAAAAACTTTACCTTTAAGTTCTCTCTCTCAAGTCAGGCTTGAACCCCAAGCTAGATGCTATATTAAGTCCCAAACGCAGGATAAATGGATAGTTGGCAGAGTTTTCATCTGGGATGAAGATACAGAAATGTATCAAATTGATTTACCAGATAAGAAAACTGCGATCGCTACTGAAGAAGACATTTACGTTCGTTGTAATCTCCCAAACACTGACCCCATCGAAACTCTGGCGATGAAGGGTCACGAAACCCCCTACTTCCACGACAAAAGATTGGCTTTCGTCAAATCCTTAGTTAAGCAACGCGCTGTCAGTCGCGGAATGACAGGACTGATTTCGGCAAATATCAATCTTTATCCTCACCAAGTTGAAGTTGTGCGGCGGGTACTGGAAGACCCAATTCAACGTTACTTGCTAGCAGACGAGGTGGGACTGGGAAAAACCATCGAAGCGGGTGCGATTCTGCGTCAATTCCTTCTGGATGAACCGAAAAAAAATGCGGTGGTATTAGTTCCGCAATATTTGCTCAAACAATGGCGGCTTGAGTTAGAAAACAAGTTTTACATTTCCCATTTTGGCAAACGGGTAGCGGTGCTGGCGGTTGAAGATATTCATAAAATCAACCTGAAAGCGAAGATAGGCTGCTTAATTTTAGATGAAGCCCATCATATCGCAGCAATGGCGACCTCTAAGGATGCGGCAGTGCGCCAGCGTTTTCAGACTTGCAAAGAACTTGCTCATAAAAGCGATCGCTTACTTTTATTATCTGCCACTCCTGTTCTCAATCATGAGCAAGATTTTCTGGCAATGTTGCACTTGCTCGACCCAACAACTTATAAACTGGATGATTTAGCAGGTTTTCGCGCCAAAGTTGAAAGCCGTCAGCAAATTGGTAAAGTTCTGCTTTCTTTTAAAGAAGATGCAGAGCCTGCTGTCCTCAAAAGTAACTTGCAGCAACTACGAAACCTCTTTGCTGAGGATGAGTATTTACTGAAGCTGGCGGATGATTTAGAAAATTCACCAGCAAATTCAACCGAGCAAGAGCAAATCCTCCAAGCGATTCGCGTCCACGTCAGCGATATCTATCGACTACACCGTCGAATGCTTCGTAACCGTCGCGCTGCGGTAGAAGATGTGATCTTTGACCGCAACTTTACGCCCAAAGAAGAGTATGATTTAGACGAGCGATCGCTTGATATCCACGAACTACTCAATCAATGGCGTAGTGTTGCTCCTCAAGACAAGCAATATCAGCGAATTTTTCTGTTGTTATTCTTAGCTGCTGGTACTTGGTTGGGCATTTTAGAGCAGGTAATTAGCGCCCGTTTAACTGGTAAACCTCATGCTAAACTCATCCAGGAGTTTAAAGAAGATGATGTTCGCCTATTAACTACAACTCCAAAATTCTCAGGCGAAGAAGAGATTCTGCAATCCTTGCTAAAAATTATTCGTCAACCTCAAGAGGACGGACAACGGACGGAAAATTTGAAAACAGTACTGCTGAATCAGCTAGGTACATACTTCAAAATTCCCGCAAACGTTCGGAAGAATCAAAAAGAATTCATCACCAGGATACAGCAGAGAATCAAGAGACCAATTACTGGCGATATTCTGCCCAAATTTGTTGTATTTACCAGTTTTGTGCAAACTTGTGGTGAAATCGTTCGGTATTTGTCTGATACCTTTGGTGCAGAGACAGTAGCCAGCCATCAATTTGGAGAATCACCAGATAAAGTTGAGGAAGGCTTAAATAGGTTCAAGAATAACCCAAACTGCTTTATTCTAGTATGCGATCGCTCTGGAGAAGAAGGACGTAACCTCCAGTTTGCCGATTGGTTAATTCATTTTGACCTTCCTTGGTCGCCTAATCAATTAGAACAGAGAATTGGCAGGCTTGACCGCATTGGCAGCAAAATTGGCATCCAATCTAGTGCCTTGATTGGCCCATATTTGGAAGATAGCCCTCACAATGCTTGGTATAAAGTATTGAAAGATGGGTTTGGTATATTCCAACAATCAATTGCCAGTCTCCAGTTTTATGTGGATGGAAAACTTGCAGAATTAGAAACAGTTTTGTTTCAATCAGGTGCTGCTGGATTGTTAGAGATGATTCCGCCAATTCAAGAGCAAATTGAAGCTGAAATAGCAAAAATTAGCGAACAAAATGCTCTAGATGAAATTGACGCTAACGATGAAATTGCCACCGAGTATTTTCAAGACCTAGATAATTACGATGCTTGTCATCTAGAAATTAGGCGAGCGATTGAAGGCTGGATTTGTGACGCGTTGGGATTCAGAGGACTGAATAATCCAGACTCATCAGAGATGCGACGTTATCAACCGACAACGCGGACATTGGTTCCCATAAATGATTTAAAAAACCGTTTTGCTGAAAGTTCCCTAGACCAATTTGGTACTTATAATCGCAGGGTGGCAAACCAGAATCCTGGTATTAAACTCTATCGGGTTGGGGAAGGATTTATTGAAGCACTTTGGAACTATATAAACTGGGATGACCGAGGTGAAGCCTTTGCAATGTGGCGCACTGATGCATCTTGGGATTCTAAAGAAGGGAAGGAGTGGTTCGGTTTCCAATGCAATTATGTAGTCGAGGCAAATTTAAAACTTGCCAAACAAGTTTTACTAGATAACAAACTAGATAATTCTCAATTCAAAAACTTGCAGCGACGTGTTGATGCTCTATTTCCGCCAATTATAGAAACTATCTATGTTGATGGTCGCCAGGAGCCAATACGCGTTGTTGAAGATAAAGCGCTCTTAAGTATTCTGCAACGTCCATATAAAGATAAAAACAATAATCAAGGACGAGATTACAATCTGGCAAAAGAGCGCTTAGGAATTATTGACGATTTTGTTGACCCTA
- a CDS encoding DUF937 domain-containing protein, with protein MGLFDQILGAVANPNQQGSLGQLGTIVNSVQQMSDRTGTNPSTIQSVLSIVGSQVRSALQQKQATDGNEAAQSLVNQYAGTSPNPQAVNSLFSPQIQQQVAQVAAQRTGLDAGMVQQLLPLAVPLVLNFLQSGANAQNPQAGGNSVLNSFLDADGDGDVDIADAIQMASRHLRR; from the coding sequence ATGGGACTTTTCGATCAAATTCTTGGTGCCGTTGCTAATCCCAATCAACAGGGCAGCTTAGGCCAATTGGGAACTATTGTTAACAGTGTACAGCAAATGAGCGATCGCACTGGCACAAACCCTTCTACCATCCAATCAGTTTTGTCAATTGTCGGTAGTCAAGTGCGTTCTGCTTTACAACAAAAGCAAGCCACAGATGGTAATGAAGCCGCACAAAGTCTAGTTAATCAATATGCTGGGACTTCACCTAACCCCCAAGCCGTCAATTCGCTGTTTTCTCCTCAGATACAACAACAGGTAGCTCAGGTTGCTGCCCAGCGCACTGGATTGGATGCTGGTATGGTTCAACAATTGCTGCCTTTAGCAGTACCTTTAGTTCTGAATTTTTTGCAATCAGGTGCAAATGCTCAAAATCCCCAAGCTGGCGGTAATTCTGTACTGAATTCCTTCTTAGATGCTGACGGCGATGGTGATGTCGATATCGCTGATGCCATCCAAATGGCTAGTCGGCATCTCAGACGCTAA
- a CDS encoding RNA-binding S4 domain-containing protein yields MKKIRDNTIKLNQYLKLMGIVPSGGQAKLMIQGGDVQVNGMLETRRGRRLVPGDKVTIEGKTLEVNLDNNEDQDVVIDSIEQTE; encoded by the coding sequence ATGAAGAAAATCAGAGACAACACAATTAAGTTAAATCAATATTTAAAGTTGATGGGTATAGTGCCAAGTGGAGGTCAAGCCAAGCTGATGATTCAAGGTGGCGATGTCCAAGTCAACGGTATGCTAGAAACCCGACGAGGGCGGCGACTAGTGCCAGGTGATAAAGTGACAATAGAAGGAAAGACTTTAGAAGTGAATTTGGATAACAATGAAGACCAAGACGTAGTAATAGATTCTATCGAACAAACCGAGTAA
- the arfB gene encoding alternative ribosome rescue aminoacyl-tRNA hydrolase ArfB: protein MLQISNKVIIPQSEIEISAIRSQGAGGQNVNKVSTAIHLRFDIAASSLPDYYKEQLLKLNDRRITQDGVVVIKAQEHRSQENNRESALKRLQELIKSAVVVTIKRKPTKPSRSSQRKRLDYKTKRGQVKSNRAEVTDY from the coding sequence ATGCTGCAAATTTCCAACAAAGTTATTATCCCACAGAGTGAGATTGAAATTAGTGCAATTCGTTCGCAAGGAGCGGGAGGCCAAAATGTGAATAAGGTTTCCACGGCGATTCACTTGCGTTTTGATATTGCGGCTTCATCATTACCCGATTATTATAAAGAACAGCTTTTAAAGCTGAACGATCGACGCATCACCCAGGATGGAGTTGTTGTAATCAAAGCACAGGAACACCGAAGCCAAGAGAACAATCGAGAGTCAGCTTTGAAACGACTTCAAGAACTCATTAAAAGCGCAGTTGTAGTAACGATAAAACGCAAACCCACTAAACCAAGTCGCAGTTCTCAAAGAAAGCGCCTTGACTACAAAACTAAGCGCGGACAGGTTAAGTCTAACAGAGCGGAAGTAACAGATTATTGA
- a CDS encoding pyridoxamine 5'-phosphate oxidase family protein: protein MAKVFDCITEEQQGFIAAQHLFFVGSAPLSATGHVNLSPKGLGCFRVLSPNRVAYLDLTGSGNETSAHLEENGRITFMFCAFEEPACILRLYGQGKTILPSSPDWDSLYSLFVPMPGTRQIIVADIEKIQTSCGFGVPLYEYQGERQTLVNWASKKGEEGVREYQQQKNLVSIDGLATPLSKLS, encoded by the coding sequence ATGGCTAAAGTTTTTGACTGTATTACTGAGGAACAGCAAGGCTTTATTGCAGCCCAACACCTTTTCTTTGTTGGCTCTGCACCCTTGAGCGCTACGGGTCATGTTAACCTGTCTCCTAAAGGTTTAGGCTGCTTTCGCGTCCTCTCCCCCAACCGAGTAGCTTATTTAGACCTTACAGGCAGTGGTAACGAAACATCAGCCCATTTGGAAGAAAATGGGCGGATAACCTTCATGTTTTGCGCCTTTGAGGAACCCGCCTGTATATTACGTCTTTACGGTCAAGGAAAGACGATTTTACCGAGTTCTCCAGATTGGGACTCTCTGTATTCTTTGTTTGTGCCGATGCCTGGAACTCGTCAAATTATCGTCGCCGACATTGAAAAAATACAGACTTCCTGTGGTTTTGGCGTACCACTCTATGAATATCAAGGTGAGCGCCAGACTTTAGTAAACTGGGCTAGTAAAAAAGGCGAAGAGGGAGTTAGAGAATATCAACAGCAGAAAAATCTTGTCAGCATTGACGGTTTAGCCACACCACTGAGTAAATTATCTTAA